A window of Tripterygium wilfordii isolate XIE 37 chromosome 7, ASM1340144v1, whole genome shotgun sequence contains these coding sequences:
- the LOC120002432 gene encoding uncharacterized protein LOC120002432, producing the protein MEDFRSKSCRDGGMQMEVYYGGRGAAAAAAAGPTSMQDLRCYSASYGQPNQVGKEVKLKKSKSTFGSSSSSSAKAWSLSDPELQRKKRVAGYKIYGVEGKMKGSFRKSFRWIKDTYTQVVYGWR; encoded by the coding sequence ATGGAGGATTTCAGATCCAAGTCATGCAGGGATGGGGGGATGCAAATGGAGGTCTATTATGGAGGCAGGggggctgctgctgctgctgctgctggacCTACCAGTATGCAGGACCTGAGGTGCTACAGTGCAAGCTATGGTCAACCAAATCAAGTTGGGAAGGAAGTGAAGTtgaagaaaagcaaaagcacatttgggtcttcttcttcttcttctgcaaaAGCATGGAGTCTGAGTGATCCTGAGCtgcagaggaagaagagagttgCTGGGTATAAGATTTATGGTGTGGAAGGCAAAATGAAGGGATCTTTTAGGAAGAGTTTTAGGTGGATCAAGGACACTTATACCCAAGTTGTCTATGGATGGAGGTGA
- the LOC120002705 gene encoding eukaryotic initiation factor 4A-2-like, with protein MAGLAPEGSQFDARQFDNRMSELLSTDGQDFFTSYDEVYDSFDAMGLLENLLRGIYAYGFEKPSAIQQRGIVPFCKGLDVIQQAQSGTGKTATFCSGVLQQLDYDVIQCQALVLAPTRELAQQIEKVMRALGDYLGVKVHACVGGTSVREDQRILQSGVHVVVGTPGRVFDMLRRQSLRPDYIKMFVLDEADEMLSRGFKDQIYDIFQLLPSKIQVGVFSATMPPEALEITRKFMNKPVRILVKRDELTLEGIKQFHVNVDKEEWKLETLCDLYETLAITQSVIFVNTRRKVDWLTDKMRSRDHTVSATHGDMDQNTRDIIMREFRSGSSRVLITTDLLARGIDVQQVSLVINYDLPTQPENYLHRIGRSGRFGRKGVAINFVTKDDERMLFDIQKFYNVVIEELPSNVADLL; from the exons ATGGCAGGATTGGCACCAGAAGGATCACAGTTTGATGCTCGTCAATTTGATAACAGAATGAGTGAACT TCTCTCAACCGATGGACAAGATTTCTTCACATCATATGATGAGGTCTATGACAGTTTTGATGCAATGGGGTTGCTAGAGAACCTCTTGAGAGGCATTTATGCATACG GTTTTGAGAAACCATCTGCAATTCAGCAAAGGGGAATTGTTCCATTCTGCAAGGGTCTGGATGTCATTCAACAAGCTCAGTCTGGAACTGGGAAAACGGCAACTTTCTGCTCTGGTGTTTTGCAGCAACTTGATTATGATGTGATTCAATGCCAGGCTTTGGTTTTGGCACCCACCAGGGAACTTGCGCAACAGATTGAGAAGGTTATGCGAGCACTTGGTGATTATCTTGGCGTGAAGGTTCATGCTTGTGTTGGAGGAACAAGTGTTAGAGAGGATCAACGCATTCTTCAATCTGGTGTGCATGTTGTAGTTGGAACTCCTGGTCGTGTGTTTGACATGCTTCGTAGACAGTCCCTTCGCCCTGATTATATTAAAATGTTTGTGTTGGATGAGGCTGATGAAATGCTTTCAAGAGGTTTCAAGGACCAG ATCTATGACATTTTCCAGCTGCTGCCATCAAAAATTCAGGTTGGCGTGTTCTCTGCAACTATGCCACCTGAAGCTTTAGAGATTACAAGGAAGTTTATGAACAAGCCTGTGAGAATTCTGGTAAAGCGTGATGAGCTCACTCTTGAGGGTATCAAGCAATTTCACGTCAATGTTGACAAGGAAGAATGGAAGCTTGAGACTCTTTGTGATCTCTATGAGACTCTGGCCATCACCCAGAGTGTTATTTTTGTGAACACTCGTCGCAAGGTAGATTGGCTGACTGACAAGATGCGAAGCCGTGACCATACTGTCTCAGCTACCCATGGAGATATGGATCAGAACACTCGTGACATTATTATGCGTGAATTCCGTTCTGGCTCTTCTCGTGTTCTCATCACCACCGATCTCTTGGCTCGGGGTATTGACGTGCAGCAAGTCTCCCTGGTCATAAACTACGATTTGCCGACTCAACCAGAAAACTACCTTCACCGTATTGGACGAAGTGGACGTTTTGGAAGAAAAGGTGTTGCAATTAACTTTGTGACAAAGGATGACGAGAGAATGCTGTTTGACATTCAGAAATTCTACAATGTGGTCATCGAGGAGCTCCCATCAAATGTCGCTGATCTCCTCTGA